CGATGTCCCAAAGAAACGGGACAGACGCAAGGCTGTATCGGCGGTGATGGTCCGCTTCCCTTTCACGATCTCGTTAATTCGTCTGGGAGGAACGTGAATCTCTTTCGCCAATCGATACTGGCTCAAATTCATGGGTTTGAGAAACTCTTC
The sequence above is a segment of the Leptospirillum ferriphilum genome. Coding sequences within it:
- a CDS encoding HigA family addiction module antitoxin, whose protein sequence is MRDYPPIHPGEILLEEFLKPMNLSQYRLAKEIHVPPRRINEIVKGKRTITADTALRLSRFFGTSEGFWLGLQSDFELEKTREALRAEMERIKPLSA